The following proteins are co-located in the uncultured Draconibacterium sp. genome:
- a CDS encoding HAMP domain-containing sensor histidine kinase, which yields MFEDFTLTSFAPAKRYTNGQLESQSNLVLRNKQLVSFVESISQMVLILNKYRQVIYANKSYKDFCKTFNEEPIIGKKPGETFNCRNAFKSVNGCGGSKVCQSCGAYQAISESHKGTKATKECQVLTVDNDAIDLNVTATPLELEGEKLTIFSIIDIRDEKRRKSLERVFIHDILNSAGAISGLSAILKEIDDPKEMFDIAETIESAAGSLIDEIKAQREFAAAERGDLQAKFFEVDSMFILKDIQKLYVNHELNFGKQIKIHPEAEYTNVNTDRVLLNRILGNMIKNAIESNSPNDEITLNCKRINESVQFSVHNNSVIPQNIQDELFKRFYSTKGAGRGVGTYSMKLLGEKYLKGKVWFTSTPDEGTTFYIQL from the coding sequence ATGTTTGAAGACTTTACCCTAACGAGCTTTGCTCCGGCTAAGCGTTATACGAATGGTCAATTAGAAAGCCAATCCAATTTAGTACTTAGAAATAAGCAACTGGTAAGTTTTGTTGAATCAATATCTCAGATGGTTCTTATTTTGAATAAATACCGTCAGGTGATATATGCCAACAAAAGTTATAAGGATTTCTGTAAAACTTTTAACGAAGAACCTATTATTGGGAAAAAACCGGGCGAGACATTTAACTGCCGTAACGCATTTAAATCGGTAAACGGATGTGGAGGATCAAAAGTCTGCCAGTCGTGCGGTGCTTACCAGGCCATATCGGAATCGCACAAAGGAACAAAAGCCACAAAAGAATGCCAGGTTTTAACTGTCGACAACGATGCCATTGACTTAAATGTTACAGCCACTCCTCTCGAGCTGGAAGGTGAAAAACTTACCATCTTTTCAATCATCGATATCCGTGACGAAAAAAGAAGAAAGTCGCTTGAGAGAGTTTTTATACATGACATTTTAAACAGTGCAGGAGCTATTTCAGGCTTATCTGCCATTTTAAAAGAAATAGACGATCCGAAAGAGATGTTCGACATTGCCGAAACAATTGAAAGTGCAGCCGGCAGTTTAATCGACGAAATTAAAGCGCAACGCGAGTTTGCCGCGGCCGAACGCGGTGATTTACAAGCCAAATTTTTTGAAGTTGATTCAATGTTCATATTAAAGGACATACAAAAATTGTATGTCAATCACGAACTAAATTTTGGAAAACAGATCAAAATTCACCCCGAAGCCGAATACACAAATGTAAATACCGACCGGGTTTTATTAAACCGCATTTTAGGAAACATGATAAAAAATGCAATTGAGTCGAATTCTCCAAACGATGAGATCACACTCAATTGTAAAAGAATAAATGAATCAGTTCAGTTCTCAGTTCATAATAATAGTGTCATTCCTCAAAACATTCAAGACGAATTGTTTAAGCGCTTTTATTCAACAAAAGGTGCTGGCAGAGGAGTTGGAACCTATTCGATGAAACTGTTGGGCGAAAAATACTTAAAAGGCAAGGTGTGGTTTACCAGCACTCCCGATGAAGGAACAACCTTTTACATTCAGTTATAA
- a CDS encoding acetate uptake transporter, with product MFNINTIEMSTQKMGNPAVVGLAGFGLTTLLLQIHNIGLLGIGPVLAMGLIFGGLAQFIAGFMEQKLGNNFGFSAFTAYGSFWIGLAIIWLLNHFEIYSASHTDVGWYLVAWALYTAILTFASFYVHKAMAITFVLLEIGFILLIIGHFGFPKMNVVAGYELIFCALSAWYMMASIIINDLAGKTVLPVGTAWAQKAK from the coding sequence ATTTTCAACATTAACACAATAGAAATGAGTACGCAAAAAATGGGTAACCCAGCGGTAGTAGGACTGGCTGGTTTTGGATTAACAACTTTACTTTTACAAATCCATAACATTGGATTATTAGGTATTGGACCAGTATTGGCCATGGGTTTAATTTTTGGTGGTTTGGCACAATTTATTGCCGGATTTATGGAACAAAAACTCGGCAACAACTTTGGATTTAGTGCATTTACTGCTTATGGATCATTTTGGATTGGCCTGGCAATTATTTGGTTACTAAACCATTTCGAAATTTATTCGGCATCGCACACCGATGTGGGTTGGTATTTGGTTGCCTGGGCACTTTACACAGCAATTTTAACCTTTGCATCTTTTTACGTACACAAAGCCATGGCAATTACTTTTGTTTTACTCGAAATTGGTTTTATACTATTAATCATTGGGCATTTTGGATTCCCAAAAATGAACGTGGTAGCAGGATACGAATTAATTTTCTGTGCACTGTCGGCATGGTACATGATGGCTTCAATCATCATCAATGATTTGGCCGGAAAGACTGTTTTACCGGTAGGTACTGCCTGGGCTCAAAAAGCTAAATAA
- a CDS encoding polysaccharide deacetylase family protein yields the protein MVKREITIRIAAPVFLLFLFTSLLYSCKNDELKTGAVVFSFDDQYVDLWYKQRELFNKYNIKATFFINRPQLLQPEQIKKLKELEADGHEIGCHGLNHVNSLNYKDSIDVLIESDIKPAIEILKNYGFDVVSFAYPYGSSTPEIDSALLHHFQYLRKATWNMQDTSINTYNEIFATKTNFRINNAMGIDTNYKITLENLETGLARANKLDEVLVVYAHRIDTTLRDYSIHPKYLEDAFKLCNKNKIQSIRYRDMNDFLSTKNHK from the coding sequence ATGGTTAAAAGAGAAATTACAATTCGTATTGCAGCACCTGTATTCCTGCTGTTTTTATTTACCTCCCTACTCTATTCCTGCAAAAATGATGAATTAAAAACAGGAGCGGTTGTATTTTCCTTCGATGATCAATATGTGGATTTATGGTACAAGCAACGTGAGCTATTCAACAAATACAACATCAAAGCAACGTTTTTTATTAATCGCCCTCAATTACTGCAACCGGAACAAATTAAAAAACTAAAAGAATTGGAAGCCGATGGACATGAGATCGGATGCCACGGATTAAATCATGTAAATTCGCTTAACTACAAAGATTCTATTGATGTATTAATAGAAAGTGATATTAAACCGGCAATTGAAATTTTGAAAAATTATGGATTCGATGTGGTGTCTTTTGCCTATCCATACGGAAGTTCTACCCCTGAAATCGATTCTGCACTTCTTCACCATTTTCAATATTTACGAAAAGCGACCTGGAATATGCAGGATACAAGCATTAATACTTACAATGAAATATTTGCTACCAAAACAAATTTCAGAATAAACAATGCAATGGGCATTGATACCAACTACAAAATTACTTTAGAGAATTTAGAAACAGGCCTTGCACGTGCCAATAAACTGGATGAAGTTTTAGTTGTATACGCCCATCGTATAGATACAACATTAAGAGATTATTCGATTCATCCAAAATATCTGGAAGACGCATTTAAACTCTGTAATAAAAACAAGATTCAGTCTATACGATATCGTGACATGAATGATTTTCTATCAACCAAAAACCACAAATAA
- a CDS encoding NAD(P)(+) transhydrogenase (Re/Si-specific) subunit beta, translating to MDKVIGILNGMEYTIGDSILELSYLIAALLFVYGLKLLSHPATARTGNLWAAGGMGLGMLTTLLLHKDAGGNGIPLTNVWIILAAIGVGSAIGWIIARKVKMTAMPQLVSIYNATGGAASMLVALLEYPNAVAGDIQSILVTVLGLIIGAIAFSGSMIAFAKLDGRVGDIMKPFMTYINLVLLIVTIGIGVYIIISPNQPSEMVWAIYALLVISLVYGVMFVMPIGGADMPVVISLLNSLTGIAAAMAGFIYNNQAMILGGILVGAAGMILTMLMCKAMNRSLINVIVGAFGGGGAAGATGVEGSIKEIQLSDAAVLLSYSQKVVVIPGYGLAVAQAQHIAHELDSLLESKGVEVKYAIHPVAGRMPGHMNVLLAEADVPYEQLVEMDDINPDMPNVDVAIVIGANDVVNPAAYDDPSSPIYGMPIIDAHLAKNIIIMKRGMGKGYAGIENFLFFNDKTRMLFGDAKASISKLVSEIKSM from the coding sequence ATGGATAAAGTAATAGGAATTTTAAACGGAATGGAATATACCATTGGCGATTCAATACTTGAGCTAAGTTATCTGATTGCCGCACTTTTATTTGTATACGGATTAAAACTACTTTCCCACCCTGCCACTGCCCGTACCGGTAACCTTTGGGCTGCAGGCGGAATGGGACTGGGAATGTTAACAACACTTTTATTGCATAAAGATGCAGGTGGCAATGGTATTCCACTGACAAATGTATGGATTATTCTGGCTGCCATTGGCGTAGGATCTGCCATTGGATGGATCATTGCCCGTAAGGTAAAAATGACAGCAATGCCACAACTTGTATCAATCTACAATGCCACAGGTGGTGCTGCATCTATGTTGGTTGCATTACTCGAGTATCCCAATGCAGTTGCAGGCGATATTCAATCGATTTTGGTCACAGTTTTAGGATTGATTATTGGTGCCATTGCTTTTAGTGGAAGTATGATAGCTTTTGCAAAACTCGACGGAAGAGTTGGCGACATCATGAAACCATTTATGACATACATTAACCTTGTGCTTTTAATAGTTACAATTGGTATTGGAGTTTATATTATTATATCGCCAAACCAACCATCTGAAATGGTTTGGGCGATTTATGCCTTACTGGTTATTTCGTTGGTATACGGTGTTATGTTTGTTATGCCAATTGGAGGTGCCGACATGCCGGTTGTAATTTCGTTGTTAAACTCGTTAACAGGTATTGCAGCTGCAATGGCTGGCTTTATTTACAACAACCAGGCAATGATTTTAGGTGGTATTTTGGTAGGAGCTGCCGGAATGATATTGACCATGCTAATGTGTAAAGCAATGAACCGTTCATTGATTAACGTTATTGTTGGAGCATTTGGTGGTGGAGGTGCTGCCGGAGCTACTGGCGTGGAAGGTTCGATAAAAGAAATTCAATTAAGCGATGCAGCAGTTCTGTTAAGTTACTCGCAGAAAGTTGTTGTTATTCCGGGTTACGGTTTGGCTGTTGCCCAGGCACAACATATCGCTCACGAACTTGATTCCCTGCTTGAAAGTAAAGGTGTTGAAGTTAAATATGCGATCCACCCTGTTGCAGGACGTATGCCGGGACACATGAACGTTCTTCTGGCTGAAGCTGATGTTCCTTACGAGCAGCTGGTGGAAATGGACGACATTAATCCGGACATGCCAAACGTAGATGTGGCAATTGTTATTGGAGCCAACGATGTTGTAAATCCTGCCGCATACGACGATCCAAGCAGCCCTATTTACGGTATGCCAATTATTGATGCACACCTGGCTAAAAACATCATTATCATGAAACGAGGAATGGGTAAAGGATATGCAGGTATCGAAAACTTCCTGTTCTTCAACGATAAAACCCGCATGCTATTTGGCGATGCAAAAGCTTCTATTTCGAAATTAGTAAGCGAAATTAAAAGTATGTAA
- a CDS encoding NAD(P) transhydrogenase subunit alpha, with the protein MEQVLTFFFEYKEAIFIIALSIFVGIEVISNVPAVLHTPLMSGANAISGVIIIGGIILVGHADLTKFSLDLVLGILALIFGTLNVVGGFAVTDRMLEMFKKKKK; encoded by the coding sequence ATGGAACAAGTATTAACATTTTTCTTTGAGTATAAAGAAGCGATTTTTATTATCGCCTTATCCATATTTGTGGGTATTGAAGTGATTTCCAACGTGCCTGCCGTTTTGCACACTCCGTTAATGTCCGGAGCAAACGCAATTAGTGGTGTTATTATTATTGGTGGAATTATTCTTGTTGGACACGCCGACCTTACTAAGTTTTCGCTGGATCTGGTACTGGGGATTTTAGCCCTGATATTTGGTACACTAAACGTTGTTGGGGGATTTGCTGTTACCGACAGAATGCTTGAAATGTTTAAAAAGAAAAAAAAGTAG
- a CDS encoding NAD(P) transhydrogenase subunit alpha, which translates to MILGLLKEYGTESRVALLPETVKAFTDLKVKVLVEQGAGETAFASDADYEAVGANVVARADVFAQAEVLLQIQPPAEGDTEKIKDSQVWISAFNPLWDTELVNTFLKKGTTTFSLDLIPRTTRAQAMDILSSMATVSGYMAVLEAAVKLPTFFPMFMTAAGTIRPANVLILGAGVAGLQAIATSRKLGAQVQVFDVRSAVKEEVMSLGGKFVEVEGATEDKAAGGYAVEQTDEFKKKQQQAINDVAAKSNVVICTAQIPGRKAPLLIPTEAVEGMKPGSVIIDLAASTGGNCELTKNDETVVYKGVSIIGQSNYPSQKPVDASRMFGKNVLNFMKLIIGEEGALNLNFEDDIVKGTCITNKGEIYNERVKSVIEKA; encoded by the coding sequence ATGATTCTTGGACTATTAAAGGAGTACGGTACTGAGTCCCGTGTAGCTTTGCTTCCGGAAACAGTAAAGGCTTTTACTGATTTGAAAGTGAAGGTATTAGTGGAACAGGGTGCCGGAGAAACTGCTTTTGCGAGTGATGCTGACTACGAAGCTGTTGGAGCAAATGTAGTTGCACGAGCAGATGTTTTTGCACAAGCTGAAGTTCTATTACAAATTCAGCCACCGGCTGAAGGAGATACAGAGAAAATTAAAGATTCGCAGGTTTGGATTAGTGCATTTAATCCACTGTGGGATACCGAGTTGGTAAATACCTTTCTAAAAAAAGGCACAACAACTTTTAGTCTCGACCTGATTCCACGTACAACCCGTGCACAAGCCATGGATATTTTATCGTCAATGGCAACGGTATCAGGTTACATGGCCGTATTGGAAGCAGCCGTTAAACTGCCAACCTTTTTCCCAATGTTTATGACAGCTGCAGGAACAATTCGCCCCGCCAATGTTTTAATTCTGGGAGCAGGTGTTGCAGGTTTGCAAGCAATCGCTACTTCACGCAAACTGGGAGCCCAGGTTCAGGTATTTGATGTTCGCTCGGCCGTGAAAGAAGAAGTAATGAGTTTGGGAGGAAAATTTGTTGAAGTGGAAGGTGCCACTGAAGACAAAGCCGCCGGAGGTTATGCTGTAGAACAAACCGACGAGTTTAAAAAGAAACAACAACAGGCGATTAACGATGTAGCTGCAAAATCGAATGTGGTAATTTGTACAGCACAAATTCCGGGTCGTAAAGCTCCGCTTTTAATTCCAACCGAAGCTGTTGAAGGCATGAAACCAGGATCGGTAATTATTGACCTGGCCGCTTCTACCGGAGGAAACTGCGAGTTAACTAAAAACGACGAAACAGTTGTATACAAAGGAGTAAGCATAATTGGCCAATCAAATTATCCGTCGCAAAAACCGGTGGATGCCAGTCGTATGTTTGGTAAAAACGTACTCAACTTTATGAAGTTAATTATTGGAGAAGAAGGTGCCTTAAACCTGAATTTTGAAGATGACATTGTAAAAGGAACCTGTATTACAAATAAAGGTGAAATTTACAACGAACGAGTTAAATCAGTAATCGAAAAAGCATAA
- a CDS encoding DUF4395 domain-containing protein — protein sequence MAKFGEQVEGYTIPVLNEREIRAAAGILFLIMFISIQQAASGDFTMLKYAVIGFLTDMLIRVFVSPRFAPTLIIGRLIVRNQTPEYVGARQKKFAWKIGIALALTMFVLIVLVNSYSPITGLICFVCLIFLFFESVFGICLGCKTYPWFFKDKVQYCPGEVCDVKSRHEIQKTNWGQILILLGFIAFIVLNYFLFNDFFSQPPFDLFGIGGH from the coding sequence ATGGCAAAATTTGGAGAACAGGTTGAAGGATACACAATTCCGGTTTTAAACGAAAGAGAAATAAGGGCAGCTGCCGGTATCTTGTTTTTAATCATGTTTATTTCGATTCAACAAGCGGCGTCAGGCGATTTTACAATGCTGAAATATGCTGTTATTGGTTTTTTAACCGATATGCTAATCCGGGTATTTGTTAGTCCAAGGTTTGCTCCAACACTTATTATTGGAAGACTAATTGTTCGTAATCAAACACCGGAATATGTAGGAGCCCGGCAAAAAAAGTTTGCCTGGAAAATAGGAATCGCTTTGGCGCTTACCATGTTTGTTTTAATTGTGTTGGTAAACTCCTACAGCCCTATTACCGGTCTGATTTGTTTTGTTTGCCTTATTTTTTTGTTTTTCGAATCGGTTTTTGGAATATGTCTTGGCTGCAAAACTTATCCCTGGTTTTTTAAAGATAAAGTTCAATATTGTCCGGGTGAAGTGTGCGACGTAAAATCGCGTCATGAAATTCAAAAAACAAACTGGGGTCAAATTCTTATTTTACTTGGTTTTATTGCTTTTATTGTTCTGAACTATTTTCTTTTCAACGATTTTTTTAGTCAACCTCCATTCGATTTGTTTGGCATTGGAGGCCATTAA
- a CDS encoding PAS domain S-box protein, producing MNSVDLYTENEEAYSFEDFFDIEEIQRMQDLFADVNEVASIITQPDGTPLTRPSNFTRLCAEIIRRSPKGRLKCFRSDSVIGECNTSGSTVHKCLSAGIWDAGVTIKIGDFHVANWLIGQVKSTELQKEELEKYADEIDVDRTVFIDAYKEIPIMSENKFNKIAELLAAFVTEITDKAYKNILVQKEISEKEVILHQKKEKEQELKETYDEFRLISENVPTIIWKAEITSDGRFVNSYISEIADELLELPKGTIKNDFEKYFSYVVPEDLALLNKTITEAKSNPGKTYSESYNVKKDNGELAIFESTGRIHKLNNKMLFIGTTADITAQRKIKTRLQEDEYVMKQAQKVTNFGYYVLDVVTGFWVSSSFLDYIFGIDDSYEKDVSGWLDFIHPDDRKMMEEYFYSEILEKHKNFNKQYRIIKANSDEVVWVHGMGELEMNEEGKVVKMIGTIQDITKRKEMDDLLLESEERYRSLLSNLPVGVFRSSLKGEVLSANQAMAEMYGYETVEELLQVPAEEYYAESNPRDLMLEKLLADGYLLDYETQEHKKDGSLIWVSANYKLVKNTNDGNYYIEGVLIDVSDRKRANIKLEESERLLAKITDNFPNSYISIIEKDYTIGYSGGQEFIKQGIDPKSFYGCTLHQVFDDKAGFVRDFYEKTFNGEECNFELFINNQFQKYKTVPLYSSASEIDRILVVTENITDQKEKEIEILEAKAKAEESTERYELAMQVTHDGPYDWNLITNQIYYSDRWKEIVGYKPDELQNDFSVWEQLTNPEDVKRSWELLNRHIKGEVDKFEIEFQMKHKDGHWVDILSRARAQFDKTGKAIRVVGTHIDITESKKAEKHLRENEERFRKLTEHLPSGIAIYHPLEGGRDFRIIDINKTAEVITNSTREELVGKTFLNAFPNMEGTPLYKALKKVSKTGIDEFIPSFYYKDSIREGWRENFVYKLQTGEIVAIFRDTTSIKKAEENLIKQNRELENAKAIAEQNQARFKALHDASFGGIAIHDKGKILDCNRGLTKLTGLKQKELIGMDGLLLIAKSHRKFVMKKILDEYAKPYEAVGVRKNGEEYPVRLEGRMIPYNGKRVRVVEFRDITDIKRAEHDLISAKEKAEESDRLKSAFLANMSHEIRTPMNGILGFTSLLQEPGLSGEQQQNYIDIIQKSGDRMLQTVNDIIEVSKIETGQVSVAQTKVNVSTLLEYLYDFFRAETDRKGLELLLENQLPSSESEILTDENKLNSILSNLIKNAIKYSDTGLIKISCTKENKHIKFSVADQGIGIPIHRQKAIFDRFVQADIEDKRGHEGSGLGLTITRSYAKMLGGGVWLESREGIGSTFYATIEYKPLSKKEKTLINKTNGIKTMVEDKKHIQILVAEDDDVSFMLLENILSSENYTLTQAKNGKELIKAFKQNPSFKLILMDIKMPELDGIEATKRIREFNETVPIIAQTAYALEGDREKALEAGCNAYVSKPINKNDLLQKIQSLL from the coding sequence ATGAATTCAGTCGATTTATACACGGAGAATGAGGAAGCATATTCTTTTGAAGATTTCTTTGATATTGAAGAAATTCAAAGAATGCAGGATTTGTTTGCTGATGTTAATGAGGTGGCATCCATAATTACCCAACCAGATGGTACTCCATTAACCAGGCCTTCAAATTTTACGCGGCTCTGTGCCGAAATTATCCGGAGATCACCAAAAGGACGTTTAAAATGTTTTCGTTCCGATTCCGTTATCGGCGAGTGTAATACAAGTGGTTCAACCGTGCACAAATGTTTAAGCGCCGGAATATGGGATGCCGGTGTAACGATTAAAATCGGGGATTTTCATGTTGCCAATTGGTTGATAGGGCAGGTAAAAAGTACTGAACTGCAAAAAGAAGAATTGGAAAAATATGCAGATGAGATTGATGTAGACAGAACTGTTTTTATCGATGCATACAAGGAAATTCCGATCATGTCGGAAAACAAATTCAATAAAATTGCTGAATTATTAGCCGCTTTTGTTACCGAAATTACAGACAAGGCCTATAAAAATATTCTTGTTCAAAAGGAAATAAGCGAAAAGGAAGTTATCCTTCACCAAAAGAAAGAAAAGGAGCAGGAATTAAAAGAGACTTACGATGAATTTCGGCTTATTTCTGAAAATGTACCAACTATAATTTGGAAGGCAGAAATTACAAGTGACGGAAGATTTGTAAATTCCTATATTTCGGAAATAGCAGATGAATTATTGGAATTACCAAAGGGAACAATAAAAAATGATTTTGAAAAATACTTTTCATACGTTGTTCCTGAAGATCTAGCCTTATTGAATAAAACCATTACAGAAGCAAAGTCGAATCCTGGTAAAACATATAGTGAATCCTACAATGTAAAAAAAGATAACGGGGAGTTGGCTATTTTCGAAAGCACCGGACGCATACACAAGCTAAATAACAAAATGCTGTTTATAGGAACTACTGCTGATATTACCGCCCAAAGAAAAATAAAAACACGCCTGCAAGAAGATGAATACGTGATGAAACAGGCGCAAAAGGTGACTAACTTTGGGTATTATGTTTTAGATGTGGTAACCGGCTTTTGGGTAAGCTCAAGTTTTTTGGATTACATATTTGGTATTGACGATTCATACGAGAAAGATGTTTCAGGATGGCTTGACTTTATTCATCCGGATGACCGGAAGATGATGGAGGAATACTTTTATTCGGAAATTTTAGAAAAGCATAAAAATTTTAATAAACAGTACAGGATAATAAAAGCAAACAGCGATGAAGTGGTTTGGGTTCACGGAATGGGAGAACTCGAAATGAATGAGGAAGGGAAAGTTGTAAAAATGATTGGTACCATTCAGGATATTACCAAGCGCAAGGAGATGGATGATTTATTACTGGAAAGCGAGGAACGATACCGATCTTTATTATCTAACTTGCCAGTTGGAGTTTTTCGTTCTTCATTAAAAGGCGAGGTGCTTTCTGCGAATCAGGCAATGGCCGAAATGTATGGATATGAAACAGTGGAAGAATTGCTTCAGGTTCCTGCAGAAGAATATTATGCCGAATCAAATCCAAGAGACTTGATGCTTGAAAAACTACTGGCCGATGGCTATTTACTCGACTATGAAACGCAAGAGCATAAAAAGGATGGTTCGTTAATATGGGTTTCAGCCAACTATAAGCTGGTTAAGAATACAAATGATGGAAACTATTACATTGAAGGCGTTTTGATCGATGTTTCTGACCGAAAGAGAGCGAATATAAAATTGGAAGAAAGCGAACGTCTCCTCGCAAAAATTACCGATAATTTTCCAAATTCTTACATCTCCATTATAGAGAAAGACTATACGATCGGTTATAGTGGAGGTCAGGAATTTATTAAACAAGGAATCGACCCCAAATCATTTTACGGCTGTACCTTGCACCAGGTTTTTGATGACAAAGCAGGTTTTGTGCGTGATTTTTATGAAAAAACGTTTAATGGAGAAGAATGCAATTTTGAGCTTTTTATAAACAATCAATTTCAGAAATACAAAACAGTGCCTTTGTATTCTTCTGCGAGCGAGATTGATCGTATTTTAGTTGTAACTGAAAATATTACAGATCAAAAAGAAAAGGAAATTGAAATACTTGAAGCAAAAGCAAAAGCAGAGGAAAGCACTGAAAGATATGAGTTAGCCATGCAGGTTACACATGACGGGCCGTATGACTGGAATTTGATTACCAACCAAATTTATTATTCCGACAGGTGGAAAGAAATAGTGGGATATAAACCAGATGAATTACAAAATGACTTTTCGGTTTGGGAGCAACTAACAAATCCTGAAGATGTAAAAAGATCGTGGGAATTACTAAATCGACATATAAAAGGTGAGGTTGATAAATTTGAGATCGAATTTCAAATGAAACACAAGGACGGGCATTGGGTTGATATTTTATCGCGTGCCCGTGCTCAGTTTGATAAAACAGGAAAGGCAATTCGTGTAGTTGGTACACACATTGATATTACCGAATCAAAAAAAGCAGAAAAACATCTTCGTGAAAATGAAGAACGATTTAGAAAACTAACCGAGCATTTGCCCAGTGGAATTGCCATTTATCACCCTTTGGAAGGGGGCAGGGACTTTCGAATTATTGATATTAATAAAACTGCTGAGGTAATAACAAACTCAACACGAGAGGAATTAGTAGGAAAGACCTTTCTAAACGCATTCCCAAATATGGAAGGAACGCCATTGTATAAAGCCCTTAAGAAAGTGAGTAAAACGGGTATTGACGAATTTATTCCTTCCTTTTATTACAAGGATTCAATACGTGAAGGATGGCGCGAAAATTTTGTATATAAGTTACAAACGGGTGAAATTGTTGCCATTTTTAGAGATACAACTAGCATTAAAAAGGCGGAAGAGAATTTGATTAAACAAAATAGAGAGTTAGAAAATGCCAAAGCGATTGCCGAACAAAACCAGGCTCGCTTTAAAGCGCTGCACGATGCATCCTTTGGTGGAATTGCCATTCATGATAAAGGAAAGATTTTGGATTGCAACCGCGGCTTAACAAAATTAACGGGATTGAAGCAAAAAGAACTTATTGGTATGGATGGTTTGTTGCTGATTGCCAAATCGCACCGTAAATTTGTAATGAAAAAGATATTGGATGAATACGCCAAACCATACGAAGCTGTTGGAGTTCGTAAGAATGGGGAAGAATATCCGGTTCGTTTGGAAGGACGTATGATTCCGTACAATGGTAAACGGGTTCGTGTAGTTGAGTTTAGAGATATAACCGATATTAAAAGGGCAGAACACGATCTTATAAGCGCAAAAGAGAAAGCCGAAGAATCGGATCGCTTAAAATCGGCCTTTTTGGCAAATATGAGTCACGAAATAAGAACTCCGATGAATGGAATTCTTGGCTTTACAAGCCTTTTGCAAGAACCCGGGCTTTCTGGAGAACAACAACAGAATTACATCGATATTATTCAAAAAAGTGGCGACCGAATGTTACAAACCGTTAACGATATAATTGAAGTGTCGAAAATTGAAACGGGGCAGGTAAGTGTTGCACAAACAAAGGTAAACGTAAGCACTTTGCTTGAATATTTGTACGACTTTTTTAGAGCAGAAACAGATCGGAAAGGGTTGGAGTTGTTGCTTGAAAATCAATTGCCAAGTAGCGAAAGTGAAATATTAACCGATGAAAATAAACTCAATTCGATACTCAGTAATTTAATTAAAAATGCAATAAAATATTCCGACACAGGTTTAATAAAAATAAGTTGTACAAAGGAAAATAAACACATAAAATTTAGTGTAGCAGACCAAGGAATCGGTATTCCAATTCACAGGCAGAAAGCTATTTTTGATCGTTTTGTACAAGCCGACATTGAAGACAAGAGAGGCCATGAAGGATCGGGTTTAGGATTAACAATTACCAGATCGTATGCAAAAATGCTGGGAGGTGGTGTTTGGCTCGAATCGCGCGAGGGAATAGGTAGTACGTTCTATGCGACAATTGAATACAAACCTCTTTCAAAAAAGGAAAAGACCTTAATAAATAAAACAAACGGAATTAAAACTATGGTAGAAGATAAAAAGCATATACAGATTTTGGTTGCCGAGGATGATGACGTTAGTTTTATGCTCCTGGAAAATATACTTTCATCGGAGAACTACACGCTAACACAAGCGAAAAACGGGAAAGAATTAATTAAAGCGTTCAAACAAAATCCGTCGTTTAAATTGATATTAATGGATATTAAAATGCCGGAACTGGATGGAATTGAAGCAACAAAACGAATAAGGGAATTTAATGAAACTGTTCCGATTATTGCACAAACCGCTTATGCGCTTGAAGGTGATAGAGAAAAGGCATTGGAAGCAGGGTGTAATGCTTATGTTTCGAAACCTATAAATAAGAACGATTTGTTGCAAAAAATTCAATCGCTTTTGTAA